From a region of the Armatimonadota bacterium genome:
- the cas6 gene encoding CRISPR system precrRNA processing endoribonuclease RAMP protein Cas6 — protein sequence MVKYAERLPKDNLKIRFLTCTRLTYNHKPAFRPEFHILMRNLLRRISLLSAGHCGEWPQLDYAGIHERAEKVKIASGNLDQIYWEHVSNRQGRRIPHEGIVGDVTYKGEMEEFLPYLVLGMFTHVGDSPVFGMGKYEIVG from the coding sequence ATGGTCAAATATGCAGAGCGACTGCCAAAAGATAACCTGAAAATTCGCTTTCTAACCTGCACGCGATTAACATACAACCATAAGCCCGCATTTCGGCCAGAATTCCACATCCTAATGCGAAACCTTCTCCGCCGAATATCACTTCTCTCCGCCGGCCACTGCGGCGAATGGCCCCAGCTAGACTACGCAGGCATTCACGAGCGCGCAGAAAAGGTGAAAATCGCCAGTGGAAATCTCGACCAAATATATTGGGAGCATGTCTCGAACCGCCAAGGGCGGCGAATACCCCACGAAGGCATCGTTGGCGACGTAACCTACAAAGGAGAGATGGAGGAGTTCCTTCCATACCTCGTCTTGGGCATGTTCACCCACGTCGGCGACTCCCCAGTATTCGGCATGGGAAAATATGAAATCGTAGGATAA
- a CDS encoding DEAD/DEAH box helicase produces the protein MIRAIVQNTRPIFENKRRVRKEHLILLRSYLGREDVLPFEHQNDVFHIISKDKEVMLTAGTASGKTLAVAIPLFCKLQQGKISKVLFMYPTVALLEDQRGVMESLAEAIGFSNQIGQIQGGMSRSELIQCLSKRILLATPDEIYWFFRKNVKYNALLLYRLCQVDEFVLDEAHLFNGLMLKNFEHLWRRIKTLANFIGRTLRLHILTATPTRALQCLNNAKQICGKSKCCDVQVEFHSSSLRNRVECFVSAVDETLNKGCHKVLVICNSARMAHQLFEKCKVNESSAIPVEHRLKFLRC, from the coding sequence ATGATTAGAGCTATTGTGCAGAATACTCGTCCTATTTTTGAAAACAAAAGAAGGGTACGTAAAGAGCATTTAATACTTTTGCGTTCTTACCTGGGTAGGGAAGATGTACTACCATTCGAACACCAGAACGATGTATTTCATATTATCTCTAAAGATAAGGAGGTCATGCTTACCGCTGGTACTGCATCCGGCAAGACTTTGGCAGTTGCTATTCCACTCTTCTGCAAGCTCCAGCAAGGAAAAATAAGTAAAGTCTTGTTTATGTACCCTACAGTTGCTCTCCTCGAGGATCAAAGGGGAGTTATGGAATCTCTTGCAGAAGCAATTGGCTTTAGTAATCAGATAGGACAAATTCAGGGAGGAATGTCGCGCTCTGAGCTCATACAATGTCTGAGTAAGCGCATTCTTCTTGCAACACCTGATGAGATCTATTGGTTCTTTCGAAAAAATGTAAAATATAACGCCCTGCTTCTTTATAGATTATGTCAGGTAGACGAATTTGTATTGGATGAAGCGCATCTATTTAACGGATTAATGTTGAAAAATTTTGAGCATTTGTGGAGACGTATAAAAACGCTTGCTAATTTCATAGGTAGAACACTTCGACTTCACATTCTTACTGCAACGCCGACAAGAGCATTACAATGCCTGAACAACGCAAAACAAATTTGTGGAAAATCCAAGTGCTGTGATGTGCAAGTAGAATTTCATTCTAGTAGTTTGAGAAACCGCGTTGAATGTTTTGTAAGCGCTGTCGATGAAACGCTTAATAAAGGTTGCCATAAGGTATTAGTCATCTGCAATTCAGCTCGCATGGCGCACCAATTATTTGAAAAATGTAAGGTCAACGAGTCATCCGCAATTCCTGTCGAACATCGCCTAAAATTTTTGCGCTGTTAA